Proteins encoded within one genomic window of Pieris brassicae chromosome 12, ilPieBrab1.1, whole genome shotgun sequence:
- the LOC123717564 gene encoding disks large 1 tumor suppressor protein isoform X10 — translation MKQLQVNGIEGGAVTGEDGHQYLTVVLSRAGGAGLGFSIAGGSDNPHVADNPHIYVTKLIPGGAAAASQLQINDAILQVNDANVENVTHAEAVDALKKAGNTVRLKVKRRAGEDHLSVSQISNKEEAVEIELVKGGSGLGFSIAGGLGNQHIPGDNGIYVTKIMAGGAAHRDGRLRVGDKLLMVKNTSKGDVNLDNVTHEDAVAALKASGERVLLVLIPGPRHGQPSPRTSRANTPCPTSSTTNSLRREDVTDSTEEPRVVDIEKGTQGLGFNIVGGEDGHGIYVSFLLAGGPAERSGELRRGDRLLAVNDTDITHATHEQAAKALKSTGQNVKLTVVYRPQEYNKFEARINELKQHNTLLRTSQKRSLYVRALFDYDPIRDDGLPSRGLPFRYGDILHVTNASDDEWWQARRLDSTDPDAIGIIPSKRRWERKQRARDRQVKFQGQGTPVSTSQSTLERKKKTLSFSRKFPFMKSREDGKSEDGSDQEPFMLCYTQEDTNADGEILYRVELPMMEEITLIYLEDESQEENVLSYETVQQMTINYTRPVIILGPLKDRINDDLISEFPDKFGSCVPHTTRARRDYEVDGRDYHFVASREQMERDIQNHLFIEAGQYNENLYGTSVASVREVAEKGKHCILDVSGNAIKRLQVAQLFPIAIFIKPKSVESIMEMTKRMTEEQAKKTYERALKMEQEFAEYFTAVVTGDTPEEIYAKVKAVIAAESGPSVWVPRRDPL, via the exons ATGAAGCAG TTACAGGTAAATGGGATTGAGGGGGGTGCAGTGACAGGTGAAGATGGCCACCAGTACCTCACAGTAGTTTTATCAAGGGCTGGAGGTGCTGGACTCGGATTCAGCATTGCTGGCGGTTCTGACAATCCTCATGTGGCAGATAATCCCCATATTTATGTCACTAAGCTCATTCCTGGTGGAGCAGCGGCAGCTAGTCAGCTGCAAATCAATGATGCTATATTACAA GTTAACGACGCGAATGTGGAAAACGTGACGCATGCAGAGGCAGTAGACGCATTGAAAAAAGCTGGCAATACAGTCCGATTg aaagTGAAACGACGAGCGGGAGAAGATCACCTGAGCGTGTcacaaatatcaaataaagaaGAAGCTGTTGAAATAGAACTTGTGAAGGGTGGTTCAGGGCTAGGATTCAGCATAGCGGGGGGTCTTGGAAACCAGCATATACCAGGGGATAATGGTATATATGTGACCAAAATAATGGCTGGTGGAGCCGCCCATAGAGATGGACGCTTAAGGGTTGGAGACAAATTGTTAATGGTCAAAAATACATCG AAAGGCGATGTAAATCTTGACAACGTGACCCATGAAGATGCCGTGGCCGCGCTAAAAGCGTCTGGTGAACGAGTACTCTTAGTACTCATTCCGGGACCAAGACATGGACAGCCTTCACCTCGGACCTCGAGAGCTAATACAC ccTGCCCAACATCGAGTACGACAAATTCGCTGCGACGCGAGGACGTGACAGATAGTACCGAGGAGCCCCGTGTGGTGGATATTGAAAAGGGAACCCAGGGCCTCGGGTTCAACATAGTAGGGGGTGAAGATGGCCACGGGATATATGTCTCGTTTCTCCTCGCCGGGGGGCCCGCAGAAAGATCGGGTGAATTACGCAGAGGGGACCGTTTGCTTGCCGTTAATGACACTGATATTACGCATGCCACACACGAACAGGCCGCTAAGGCGTTGAAG aGTACCGGccaaaatgtaaaattaacagTTGTATATAGGCCGCAGGAATACAACAAGTTCGAGGCACGTATCAATGAGTTGAAGCAACATAATACGCTACTACGAACCTCGCAGAAACGATCTTTATATGTCAG agCCCTATTCGACTATGACCCGATCCGTGACGATGGCTTACCTTCGCGAGGTCTTCCATTCCGATACGGTGATATATTACACGTCACCAACGCATCGGATGACGAGTGGTGGCAAGCCAG GCGACTAGACAGTACTGATCCAGATGCGATCGGCATTATACCATCGAAGCGTCGTTGGGAGCGGAAACAGCGTGCACGCGACAGGCAGGTCAAATTTCAAGGACAAGGGACCCCTGTCAGTACT agcCAATCAACGCTGGAAAGGAAAAAGAAGACGTTATCGTTCAGTAGAAAGTTTCCGTTTATGAAGAGCCGGGAAGACGGCAAGTCTGAAGATGGCTCGGACCAAGAGC CTTTCATGCTTTGCTACACACAGGAGGACACAAACGCGGACG GAGAAATCTTGTACCGAGTGGAACTTCCCATGATGGAGGAGATAACGCTCATTTATCTCGAGGACGAGA gCCAAGAAGAGAACGTATTATCATACGAAACGGTGCAACAGATGACCATAAACTACACTAGACCTGTCATCATCCTTGGCCCGCTTAAGGATAGGATCAATGACGATCTAATATCAGAATTCCCTGATAAATTCGGTAGCTGTGTTCCCC acaCGACGAGGGCGCGACGCGACTACGAAGTGGACGGTCGTGATTATCATTTTGTGGCGAGCCGTGAGCAGATGGAACGCGATATACAAAATCACTTGTTTATTGAAGCTGGCCAATACAATGAGAATTTGTATGGTACATCCGTTGCATCCGTTAGAGAAGTCGCCGAAAAG GGCAAGCACTGCATTTTAGACGTAAGCGGAAATGCCATAAAAAGGTTACAAGTTGCGCAACTGTTTCCCATCGCCATATTTATCAAACCAAAGAGCGTAGAATCTATTat GGAAATGACAAAACGAATGACCGAAGAGCAAGCGAAAAAGACTTACGAACGCGCACTTAAGATGGAACAAGAATTCGCTGAATATTTCActg CCGTAGTGACAGGCGACACGCCCGAGGAGATATATGCTAAGGTGAAAGCTGTTATAGCAGCGGAGAGTGGGCCCTCCGTTTGGGTACCACGCCGCGATCCGCTCTAG
- the LOC123717564 gene encoding disks large 1 tumor suppressor protein isoform X4 — protein MPVRKQEAHRALELLEDYHSKLIKPQDRQLRLAIERVIRIFKSRLFQALLDIQEFYELTLLDDNKSIQQKTVETIRIANKWETDGVRREIPNDESEYRLVSNAFLQDNRKPERNVDTPDSAKIGTVPTTIISPSADTDEKKAHVSSPEMKQVNGIEGGAVTGEDGHQYLTVVLSRAGGAGLGFSIAGGSDNPHVADNPHIYVTKLIPGGAAAASQLQINDAILQVNDANVENVTHAEAVDALKKAGNTVRLKVKRRAGEDHLSVSQISNKEEAVEIELVKGGSGLGFSIAGGLGNQHIPGDNGIYVTKIMAGGAAHRDGRLRVGDKLLMVKNTSKGDVNLDNVTHEDAVAALKASGERVLLVLIPGPRHGQPSPRTSRANTPCPTSSTTNSLRREDVTDSTEEPRVVDIEKGTQGLGFNIVGGEDGHGIYVSFLLAGGPAERSGELRRGDRLLAVNDTDITHATHEQAAKALKSTGQNVKLTVVYRPQEYNKFEARINELKQHNTLLRTSQKRSLYVRALFDYDPIRDDGLPSRGLPFRYGDILHVTNASDDEWWQARRLDSTDPDAIGIIPSKRRWERKQRARDRQVKFQGQGTPVSTSQSTLERKKKTLSFSRKFPFMKSREDGKSEDGSDQEPFMLCYTQEDTNADGEILYRVELPMMEEITLIYLEDESQEENVLSYETVQQMTINYTRPVIILGPLKDRINDDLISEFPDKFGSCVPHTTRARRDYEVDGRDYHFVASREQMERDIQNHLFIEAGQYNENLYGTSVASVREVAEKGKHCILDVSGNAIKRLQVAQLFPIAIFIKPKSVESIMEMTKRMTEEQAKKTYERALKMEQEFAEYFTAVVTGDTPEEIYAKVKAVIAAESGPSVWVPRRDPL, from the exons ATGCCAGTTCGGAAGCAAG aaGCCCACCGAGCATTGGAATTGCTTGAGGACTACCATAGCAAACTCATAAAGCCTCAAGATCGTCAGCTTCGTCTGGCTATCGAAAGAGTCATCAGGATATTTAAATCACGCCTCTTTCAGGCACTTCTTG ATATTCAAGAATTCTATGAGCTCACTCTACTTGATGACAACAAATCGATTCAGCAAAAGACTGTAGAAACAATACGTATCGCCAACAAATGGGAAACGGATGGAGTTCGTCGTGAA attccAAATGATGAAAGTGAATACAGATTAGTATCAAATGCCTTTCTCCAGGACAATAGAAAACCGGAACGGAATGTCGACACTCCGGATTCAGCGAAG atcgggacagtgccgactACAATCATATCACCGAGTGCAGACACGGATGAAAAGAAG GCTCATGTTTCCTCCCCAGAAATGAAGCAG GTAAATGGGATTGAGGGGGGTGCAGTGACAGGTGAAGATGGCCACCAGTACCTCACAGTAGTTTTATCAAGGGCTGGAGGTGCTGGACTCGGATTCAGCATTGCTGGCGGTTCTGACAATCCTCATGTGGCAGATAATCCCCATATTTATGTCACTAAGCTCATTCCTGGTGGAGCAGCGGCAGCTAGTCAGCTGCAAATCAATGATGCTATATTACAA GTTAACGACGCGAATGTGGAAAACGTGACGCATGCAGAGGCAGTAGACGCATTGAAAAAAGCTGGCAATACAGTCCGATTg aaagTGAAACGACGAGCGGGAGAAGATCACCTGAGCGTGTcacaaatatcaaataaagaaGAAGCTGTTGAAATAGAACTTGTGAAGGGTGGTTCAGGGCTAGGATTCAGCATAGCGGGGGGTCTTGGAAACCAGCATATACCAGGGGATAATGGTATATATGTGACCAAAATAATGGCTGGTGGAGCCGCCCATAGAGATGGACGCTTAAGGGTTGGAGACAAATTGTTAATGGTCAAAAATACATCG AAAGGCGATGTAAATCTTGACAACGTGACCCATGAAGATGCCGTGGCCGCGCTAAAAGCGTCTGGTGAACGAGTACTCTTAGTACTCATTCCGGGACCAAGACATGGACAGCCTTCACCTCGGACCTCGAGAGCTAATACAC ccTGCCCAACATCGAGTACGACAAATTCGCTGCGACGCGAGGACGTGACAGATAGTACCGAGGAGCCCCGTGTGGTGGATATTGAAAAGGGAACCCAGGGCCTCGGGTTCAACATAGTAGGGGGTGAAGATGGCCACGGGATATATGTCTCGTTTCTCCTCGCCGGGGGGCCCGCAGAAAGATCGGGTGAATTACGCAGAGGGGACCGTTTGCTTGCCGTTAATGACACTGATATTACGCATGCCACACACGAACAGGCCGCTAAGGCGTTGAAG aGTACCGGccaaaatgtaaaattaacagTTGTATATAGGCCGCAGGAATACAACAAGTTCGAGGCACGTATCAATGAGTTGAAGCAACATAATACGCTACTACGAACCTCGCAGAAACGATCTTTATATGTCAG agCCCTATTCGACTATGACCCGATCCGTGACGATGGCTTACCTTCGCGAGGTCTTCCATTCCGATACGGTGATATATTACACGTCACCAACGCATCGGATGACGAGTGGTGGCAAGCCAG GCGACTAGACAGTACTGATCCAGATGCGATCGGCATTATACCATCGAAGCGTCGTTGGGAGCGGAAACAGCGTGCACGCGACAGGCAGGTCAAATTTCAAGGACAAGGGACCCCTGTCAGTACT agcCAATCAACGCTGGAAAGGAAAAAGAAGACGTTATCGTTCAGTAGAAAGTTTCCGTTTATGAAGAGCCGGGAAGACGGCAAGTCTGAAGATGGCTCGGACCAAGAGC CTTTCATGCTTTGCTACACACAGGAGGACACAAACGCGGACG GAGAAATCTTGTACCGAGTGGAACTTCCCATGATGGAGGAGATAACGCTCATTTATCTCGAGGACGAGA gCCAAGAAGAGAACGTATTATCATACGAAACGGTGCAACAGATGACCATAAACTACACTAGACCTGTCATCATCCTTGGCCCGCTTAAGGATAGGATCAATGACGATCTAATATCAGAATTCCCTGATAAATTCGGTAGCTGTGTTCCCC acaCGACGAGGGCGCGACGCGACTACGAAGTGGACGGTCGTGATTATCATTTTGTGGCGAGCCGTGAGCAGATGGAACGCGATATACAAAATCACTTGTTTATTGAAGCTGGCCAATACAATGAGAATTTGTATGGTACATCCGTTGCATCCGTTAGAGAAGTCGCCGAAAAG GGCAAGCACTGCATTTTAGACGTAAGCGGAAATGCCATAAAAAGGTTACAAGTTGCGCAACTGTTTCCCATCGCCATATTTATCAAACCAAAGAGCGTAGAATCTATTat GGAAATGACAAAACGAATGACCGAAGAGCAAGCGAAAAAGACTTACGAACGCGCACTTAAGATGGAACAAGAATTCGCTGAATATTTCActg CCGTAGTGACAGGCGACACGCCCGAGGAGATATATGCTAAGGTGAAAGCTGTTATAGCAGCGGAGAGTGGGCCCTCCGTTTGGGTACCACGCCGCGATCCGCTCTAG
- the LOC123717564 gene encoding disks large 1 tumor suppressor protein isoform X3, translated as MPVRKQEAHRALELLEDYHSKLIKPQDRQLRLAIERVIRIFKSRLFQALLDIQEFYELTLLDDNKSIQQKTVETIRIANKWETDGVRREIPNDESEYRLVSNAFLQDNRKPERNVDTPDSAKQIGTVPTTIISPSADTDEKKAHVSSPEMKQVNGIEGGAVTGEDGHQYLTVVLSRAGGAGLGFSIAGGSDNPHVADNPHIYVTKLIPGGAAAASQLQINDAILQVNDANVENVTHAEAVDALKKAGNTVRLKVKRRAGEDHLSVSQISNKEEAVEIELVKGGSGLGFSIAGGLGNQHIPGDNGIYVTKIMAGGAAHRDGRLRVGDKLLMVKNTSKGDVNLDNVTHEDAVAALKASGERVLLVLIPGPRHGQPSPRTSRANTPCPTSSTTNSLRREDVTDSTEEPRVVDIEKGTQGLGFNIVGGEDGHGIYVSFLLAGGPAERSGELRRGDRLLAVNDTDITHATHEQAAKALKSTGQNVKLTVVYRPQEYNKFEARINELKQHNTLLRTSQKRSLYVRALFDYDPIRDDGLPSRGLPFRYGDILHVTNASDDEWWQARRLDSTDPDAIGIIPSKRRWERKQRARDRQVKFQGQGTPVSTSQSTLERKKKTLSFSRKFPFMKSREDGKSEDGSDQEPFMLCYTQEDTNADGEILYRVELPMMEEITLIYLEDESQEENVLSYETVQQMTINYTRPVIILGPLKDRINDDLISEFPDKFGSCVPHTTRARRDYEVDGRDYHFVASREQMERDIQNHLFIEAGQYNENLYGTSVASVREVAEKGKHCILDVSGNAIKRLQVAQLFPIAIFIKPKSVESIMEMTKRMTEEQAKKTYERALKMEQEFAEYFTAVVTGDTPEEIYAKVKAVIAAESGPSVWVPRRDPL; from the exons ATGCCAGTTCGGAAGCAAG aaGCCCACCGAGCATTGGAATTGCTTGAGGACTACCATAGCAAACTCATAAAGCCTCAAGATCGTCAGCTTCGTCTGGCTATCGAAAGAGTCATCAGGATATTTAAATCACGCCTCTTTCAGGCACTTCTTG ATATTCAAGAATTCTATGAGCTCACTCTACTTGATGACAACAAATCGATTCAGCAAAAGACTGTAGAAACAATACGTATCGCCAACAAATGGGAAACGGATGGAGTTCGTCGTGAA attccAAATGATGAAAGTGAATACAGATTAGTATCAAATGCCTTTCTCCAGGACAATAGAAAACCGGAACGGAATGTCGACACTCCGGATTCAGCGAAG CAgatcgggacagtgccgactACAATCATATCACCGAGTGCAGACACGGATGAAAAGAAG GCTCATGTTTCCTCCCCAGAAATGAAGCAG GTAAATGGGATTGAGGGGGGTGCAGTGACAGGTGAAGATGGCCACCAGTACCTCACAGTAGTTTTATCAAGGGCTGGAGGTGCTGGACTCGGATTCAGCATTGCTGGCGGTTCTGACAATCCTCATGTGGCAGATAATCCCCATATTTATGTCACTAAGCTCATTCCTGGTGGAGCAGCGGCAGCTAGTCAGCTGCAAATCAATGATGCTATATTACAA GTTAACGACGCGAATGTGGAAAACGTGACGCATGCAGAGGCAGTAGACGCATTGAAAAAAGCTGGCAATACAGTCCGATTg aaagTGAAACGACGAGCGGGAGAAGATCACCTGAGCGTGTcacaaatatcaaataaagaaGAAGCTGTTGAAATAGAACTTGTGAAGGGTGGTTCAGGGCTAGGATTCAGCATAGCGGGGGGTCTTGGAAACCAGCATATACCAGGGGATAATGGTATATATGTGACCAAAATAATGGCTGGTGGAGCCGCCCATAGAGATGGACGCTTAAGGGTTGGAGACAAATTGTTAATGGTCAAAAATACATCG AAAGGCGATGTAAATCTTGACAACGTGACCCATGAAGATGCCGTGGCCGCGCTAAAAGCGTCTGGTGAACGAGTACTCTTAGTACTCATTCCGGGACCAAGACATGGACAGCCTTCACCTCGGACCTCGAGAGCTAATACAC ccTGCCCAACATCGAGTACGACAAATTCGCTGCGACGCGAGGACGTGACAGATAGTACCGAGGAGCCCCGTGTGGTGGATATTGAAAAGGGAACCCAGGGCCTCGGGTTCAACATAGTAGGGGGTGAAGATGGCCACGGGATATATGTCTCGTTTCTCCTCGCCGGGGGGCCCGCAGAAAGATCGGGTGAATTACGCAGAGGGGACCGTTTGCTTGCCGTTAATGACACTGATATTACGCATGCCACACACGAACAGGCCGCTAAGGCGTTGAAG aGTACCGGccaaaatgtaaaattaacagTTGTATATAGGCCGCAGGAATACAACAAGTTCGAGGCACGTATCAATGAGTTGAAGCAACATAATACGCTACTACGAACCTCGCAGAAACGATCTTTATATGTCAG agCCCTATTCGACTATGACCCGATCCGTGACGATGGCTTACCTTCGCGAGGTCTTCCATTCCGATACGGTGATATATTACACGTCACCAACGCATCGGATGACGAGTGGTGGCAAGCCAG GCGACTAGACAGTACTGATCCAGATGCGATCGGCATTATACCATCGAAGCGTCGTTGGGAGCGGAAACAGCGTGCACGCGACAGGCAGGTCAAATTTCAAGGACAAGGGACCCCTGTCAGTACT agcCAATCAACGCTGGAAAGGAAAAAGAAGACGTTATCGTTCAGTAGAAAGTTTCCGTTTATGAAGAGCCGGGAAGACGGCAAGTCTGAAGATGGCTCGGACCAAGAGC CTTTCATGCTTTGCTACACACAGGAGGACACAAACGCGGACG GAGAAATCTTGTACCGAGTGGAACTTCCCATGATGGAGGAGATAACGCTCATTTATCTCGAGGACGAGA gCCAAGAAGAGAACGTATTATCATACGAAACGGTGCAACAGATGACCATAAACTACACTAGACCTGTCATCATCCTTGGCCCGCTTAAGGATAGGATCAATGACGATCTAATATCAGAATTCCCTGATAAATTCGGTAGCTGTGTTCCCC acaCGACGAGGGCGCGACGCGACTACGAAGTGGACGGTCGTGATTATCATTTTGTGGCGAGCCGTGAGCAGATGGAACGCGATATACAAAATCACTTGTTTATTGAAGCTGGCCAATACAATGAGAATTTGTATGGTACATCCGTTGCATCCGTTAGAGAAGTCGCCGAAAAG GGCAAGCACTGCATTTTAGACGTAAGCGGAAATGCCATAAAAAGGTTACAAGTTGCGCAACTGTTTCCCATCGCCATATTTATCAAACCAAAGAGCGTAGAATCTATTat GGAAATGACAAAACGAATGACCGAAGAGCAAGCGAAAAAGACTTACGAACGCGCACTTAAGATGGAACAAGAATTCGCTGAATATTTCActg CCGTAGTGACAGGCGACACGCCCGAGGAGATATATGCTAAGGTGAAAGCTGTTATAGCAGCGGAGAGTGGGCCCTCCGTTTGGGTACCACGCCGCGATCCGCTCTAG
- the LOC123717564 gene encoding disks large 1 tumor suppressor protein isoform X6: MPVRKQEAHRALELLEDYHSKLIKPQDRQLRLAIERVIRIFKSRLFQALLDIQEFYELTLLDDNKSIQQKTVETIRIANKWETDGVRREDNRKPERNVDTPDSAKIGTVPTTIISPSADTDEKKAHVSSPEMKQLQVNGIEGGAVTGEDGHQYLTVVLSRAGGAGLGFSIAGGSDNPHVADNPHIYVTKLIPGGAAAASQLQINDAILQVNDANVENVTHAEAVDALKKAGNTVRLKVKRRAGEDHLSVSQISNKEEAVEIELVKGGSGLGFSIAGGLGNQHIPGDNGIYVTKIMAGGAAHRDGRLRVGDKLLMVKNTSKGDVNLDNVTHEDAVAALKASGERVLLVLIPGPRHGQPSPRTSRANTPCPTSSTTNSLRREDVTDSTEEPRVVDIEKGTQGLGFNIVGGEDGHGIYVSFLLAGGPAERSGELRRGDRLLAVNDTDITHATHEQAAKALKSTGQNVKLTVVYRPQEYNKFEARINELKQHNTLLRTSQKRSLYVRALFDYDPIRDDGLPSRGLPFRYGDILHVTNASDDEWWQARRLDSTDPDAIGIIPSKRRWERKQRARDRQVKFQGQGTPVSTSQSTLERKKKTLSFSRKFPFMKSREDGKSEDGSDQEPFMLCYTQEDTNADGEILYRVELPMMEEITLIYLEDESQEENVLSYETVQQMTINYTRPVIILGPLKDRINDDLISEFPDKFGSCVPHTTRARRDYEVDGRDYHFVASREQMERDIQNHLFIEAGQYNENLYGTSVASVREVAEKGKHCILDVSGNAIKRLQVAQLFPIAIFIKPKSVESIMEMTKRMTEEQAKKTYERALKMEQEFAEYFTAVVTGDTPEEIYAKVKAVIAAESGPSVWVPRRDPL, from the exons ATGCCAGTTCGGAAGCAAG aaGCCCACCGAGCATTGGAATTGCTTGAGGACTACCATAGCAAACTCATAAAGCCTCAAGATCGTCAGCTTCGTCTGGCTATCGAAAGAGTCATCAGGATATTTAAATCACGCCTCTTTCAGGCACTTCTTG ATATTCAAGAATTCTATGAGCTCACTCTACTTGATGACAACAAATCGATTCAGCAAAAGACTGTAGAAACAATACGTATCGCCAACAAATGGGAAACGGATGGAGTTCGTCGTGAA GACAATAGAAAACCGGAACGGAATGTCGACACTCCGGATTCAGCGAAG atcgggacagtgccgactACAATCATATCACCGAGTGCAGACACGGATGAAAAGAAG GCTCATGTTTCCTCCCCAGAAATGAAGCAG TTACAGGTAAATGGGATTGAGGGGGGTGCAGTGACAGGTGAAGATGGCCACCAGTACCTCACAGTAGTTTTATCAAGGGCTGGAGGTGCTGGACTCGGATTCAGCATTGCTGGCGGTTCTGACAATCCTCATGTGGCAGATAATCCCCATATTTATGTCACTAAGCTCATTCCTGGTGGAGCAGCGGCAGCTAGTCAGCTGCAAATCAATGATGCTATATTACAA GTTAACGACGCGAATGTGGAAAACGTGACGCATGCAGAGGCAGTAGACGCATTGAAAAAAGCTGGCAATACAGTCCGATTg aaagTGAAACGACGAGCGGGAGAAGATCACCTGAGCGTGTcacaaatatcaaataaagaaGAAGCTGTTGAAATAGAACTTGTGAAGGGTGGTTCAGGGCTAGGATTCAGCATAGCGGGGGGTCTTGGAAACCAGCATATACCAGGGGATAATGGTATATATGTGACCAAAATAATGGCTGGTGGAGCCGCCCATAGAGATGGACGCTTAAGGGTTGGAGACAAATTGTTAATGGTCAAAAATACATCG AAAGGCGATGTAAATCTTGACAACGTGACCCATGAAGATGCCGTGGCCGCGCTAAAAGCGTCTGGTGAACGAGTACTCTTAGTACTCATTCCGGGACCAAGACATGGACAGCCTTCACCTCGGACCTCGAGAGCTAATACAC ccTGCCCAACATCGAGTACGACAAATTCGCTGCGACGCGAGGACGTGACAGATAGTACCGAGGAGCCCCGTGTGGTGGATATTGAAAAGGGAACCCAGGGCCTCGGGTTCAACATAGTAGGGGGTGAAGATGGCCACGGGATATATGTCTCGTTTCTCCTCGCCGGGGGGCCCGCAGAAAGATCGGGTGAATTACGCAGAGGGGACCGTTTGCTTGCCGTTAATGACACTGATATTACGCATGCCACACACGAACAGGCCGCTAAGGCGTTGAAG aGTACCGGccaaaatgtaaaattaacagTTGTATATAGGCCGCAGGAATACAACAAGTTCGAGGCACGTATCAATGAGTTGAAGCAACATAATACGCTACTACGAACCTCGCAGAAACGATCTTTATATGTCAG agCCCTATTCGACTATGACCCGATCCGTGACGATGGCTTACCTTCGCGAGGTCTTCCATTCCGATACGGTGATATATTACACGTCACCAACGCATCGGATGACGAGTGGTGGCAAGCCAG GCGACTAGACAGTACTGATCCAGATGCGATCGGCATTATACCATCGAAGCGTCGTTGGGAGCGGAAACAGCGTGCACGCGACAGGCAGGTCAAATTTCAAGGACAAGGGACCCCTGTCAGTACT agcCAATCAACGCTGGAAAGGAAAAAGAAGACGTTATCGTTCAGTAGAAAGTTTCCGTTTATGAAGAGCCGGGAAGACGGCAAGTCTGAAGATGGCTCGGACCAAGAGC CTTTCATGCTTTGCTACACACAGGAGGACACAAACGCGGACG GAGAAATCTTGTACCGAGTGGAACTTCCCATGATGGAGGAGATAACGCTCATTTATCTCGAGGACGAGA gCCAAGAAGAGAACGTATTATCATACGAAACGGTGCAACAGATGACCATAAACTACACTAGACCTGTCATCATCCTTGGCCCGCTTAAGGATAGGATCAATGACGATCTAATATCAGAATTCCCTGATAAATTCGGTAGCTGTGTTCCCC acaCGACGAGGGCGCGACGCGACTACGAAGTGGACGGTCGTGATTATCATTTTGTGGCGAGCCGTGAGCAGATGGAACGCGATATACAAAATCACTTGTTTATTGAAGCTGGCCAATACAATGAGAATTTGTATGGTACATCCGTTGCATCCGTTAGAGAAGTCGCCGAAAAG GGCAAGCACTGCATTTTAGACGTAAGCGGAAATGCCATAAAAAGGTTACAAGTTGCGCAACTGTTTCCCATCGCCATATTTATCAAACCAAAGAGCGTAGAATCTATTat GGAAATGACAAAACGAATGACCGAAGAGCAAGCGAAAAAGACTTACGAACGCGCACTTAAGATGGAACAAGAATTCGCTGAATATTTCActg CCGTAGTGACAGGCGACACGCCCGAGGAGATATATGCTAAGGTGAAAGCTGTTATAGCAGCGGAGAGTGGGCCCTCCGTTTGGGTACCACGCCGCGATCCGCTCTAG